From Thalassospiraceae bacterium LMO-JJ14:
AAGATCATGTCGGATGCGGAGATTCCGGTCCGCGTGCATGCCTTTCTCGATGGCCGCGATACACCGCCGAAAGCGGCGAAAAGTCATCTCGCCCAGTTTGCAGCGGATATCGAAGGTCTTGCGGATTGCCGGATTGCCACGGTTTGCGGGCGTTATTATGCGCTCGACCGCGATAACCGCTGGGAGCGGGTCGCTCAATCCTATGCCTGCATGACGGATGCGGCGGGGACGTCTCAACCAACGGCCGAGGCCGTCGTCGATGCCGCCTACGCAGCGGATCTGACGGATGAATTCGTCCTGCCGGCGCCGATTGGCGATTATGCCGGTATGAAAGACGGGGACGGCATCATGATGGCCAATTTCCGCGCCGACCGTGCACGTGAAATTCTCGCGGCGCTGCTGGCCCCGGAATTCGATGGCTTCGCGCGTCCGCGGAAGATCGATTTCGCGGCTGCGCTCGGCATGGTCGAGTATTCATCGAAGCATGCGGCATACATGACGGCGATTTTTCCGCCGACACAGCTCACCAAGATACTGGGCGAGGTCGTGTCGGAAACCGGTCAGCGCCAGCTGAGAATTGCCGAGACCGAAAAATACGCACATGTGACGTTTTTCCTGAACGGCGGACGCGAAGAAGTGTTTCCGGGCGAGGAGCGCATTCTGGTGCCGTCTCCGAAGGTCGCGACCTATGACCTTCAGCCCGAGATGTCGGCCCCGGAAGTCACCGATCGCCTGGTGGACGCAATCACGGGCGGCACATTCGATCTTATCATCGTCAACTTCGCCAATGGCGACATGGTCGGGCATACGGGCGATCTCGATGCGGCGATCAAGGCGGTGGAAACCCTCGATGCATCTCTGGGCAGGCTGGAAAAAGCGATCCATGAGGCCGGCGGCGTAATGCTGGTGACGGCGGATCACGGCAATGTGGAGCAGATGCGTGAAGCCGATGGCGGCGCGCATACACAACATACTCTTAACCTGGTGCCGTTTATCATGGTCAATGCGCCGGCATATGTGGACGGATTGCATGAAGGCCGCTTGTCGGATGTAGCGCCGACGTTGCTCAGGCTGCTGGAATTGCCGCAGCCCGATGAAATGACGGGAAGATGCCTGATCGAGGAGAATTCTGCTGATAGCGCAGCGGCCGAATAACCACCTCTTAAAAATTGCCAGAAATCCGGCAACTATGCTGGGGGCGGCCTTGCTTTGCTTTTGGTTTGTGCCGGCTTCGAGCATGGCGCAGGAAACTGCCGTCGGCGCCAGCCAAAATCTGAAACAGATCGAAAAGAAGATCGGCCAGGAAAAGACAGCTGCCGAGCAGGCTCGCGCACGTGCCGAAATCATGGCGCGTGACATTACCAATCTGCAAAATGAAATGGTGACGACGGCACGTGCCGTGCAACGCCATGAAACGCAGGTGGCGGCACTGCAAACCCGCCTTCAGGCGCTGGAACGGCTGCTGGAACGCAAGACGACAGACCTGCGTGAAGGCCGGGCAAAATTCGGCCGGGTTCTGGCTGCCATGCAGCGCATCGCGCAATTCCCTCCCGAGGCTTTGATTGCGCAGCCTGTGAAGCCGGCGGACACGGTGCGCACCGCGATACTGCTTCGCACGGCTGTTCGCGAAATCGATCATCAGGCCACCGAGCTTCGTGATGAACTGGATTTTCTGGTCAAGGCGCGAACGGAAATTGCGTCACGCGAGACGGCGCTAAAGGAAACATCGGTTCTGCTCGACCGCGAACGCCGCCGCCTGGGGGCGCTGATGTCGCGTAAAAAGGTTCTGAAACGTCGTGCCGACAAACAAGCGCTCGAAGCGGAGAAGCGAATCGCCGAACTTGCCGGAAAGGCGAAGACCTTGAGAGAACTCCTGAAAGGGATCGAACAGGAACGTAAAAAGGTGAAAAAATCACCGCCGCCTGTTTCCAAAAATGATCCTGCCTATGCTGCTGTGCCGCCGCTGCGACCGATCAGCAAGGCGCGCGGAACTCTCGGTTTACCTGTTTCCGGCAAAATATCGGGGCATTACGGGGAAAAAACCGATGGCGGATTGTCCAGGAAAGGGCTGACCATTGCCACGCCGCCCGGTGCCCAGGTCACGGCGACCTATGACGGGACGGTCGTTTACGCTGGAAAGTTCAGGGGCTATGGGCTTCTCTTGATCATCGAACATGGCGAAGGATATCATAGTCTGCTCGCCGGGATGACCCGGATCGATGTCGAACAGGGGCAAAAGGTACTGGCCGGAGAACCTGTCGGCGTCATGGAGCAGAGCGAGAGCGGCCAGCCAGTATTATATGTAGAGTTACGTCGTGACGGCCAACCGATAAACCCCAAGCCGTGGTTGGCGGCGCGCAAAAATGAGGTAAACGGATGAAAAATCGGATGATTGCCAAGCTTGGTGCGACAGCTCTTGCTCTTGGCGTACTTGCCTGGTCGGTGCCGGCACTTGCCGTCGATGCAAAGAAAAATGACGAAGAGACGTATAGGCTCCTGGCTTTGTTCGGCGATGTCTTCGAACGGGTCCGCGCCGAGTATGTGGAGCCGCCGAGCGAAGAAGAAATGATCGAAGCCGCGATTACCGGCATGTTGGCCGCCCTCGATCCGCATTCCAGTTTCCTCAACGCCAAAAGCTTCAAGGAAATGCAGGTTAACACGCGCGGTGAATTCGGCGGTTTGGGGATTCAGGTGACGATGGAAGCCGGTTTCGTAAAAGTGATTTCACCGATCGACGATACCCCGGCGTACCGTGCCGGGATTGAATCGGGCGACATCATCACGCATCTCGACGGGGAATCCGTGCAAGGTCTGACCCTGGCGCAGGCCGTCGACAAAATGCGTGGCAAGGTCGGCAGCGATATACGCCTGTCCGTTGCACGTGAAGGCCGCGAGCCGTTCGATGTGACGATCACCCGCTCGATCATCAAGATTACGTCCGTTCGCTCGCGTGTCGAGGGTAAGGTTGGCTATGTCCGCATCACGTCCTTCAACGAACAGACCGACAAGGGATTGGATCGCGCCATCAAGAAGCTGAAGGACGAAATCGGCAAGGATATTCAGGGTTATGTTCTTGATCTCCGCAATAATCCCGGCGGACTTCTGGATCAGGCAATTGCCGTTTCCGACGCGTTTCTCGACCGTGGGGAAATCGTTTCCACGCGTTCGCGCAAACCGGAAGATACGCAACGCTTCAATGCGCGCGAAGGTGATTTGGCCGATGGTCTGCCGGTTGTCGTGCTGATCAACGGCGGCTCGGCGTCTGCATCCGAAATTGTTGCAGGCGCGTTGCAGGATCATCGCCGCGCTGTGCTGCTCGGCACCAAATCATTTGGTAAGGGGTCCGTGCAGACGATTATGCCATTGTCAGGGAATGGCGCCATGCGGCTGACCACGGCTCGCTACTACACGCCTTCGGGACGGTCGATCCAGGCAAAGGGTGTGGAACCGGATATCGAAGTCAAGCAGGCGAAGTTCGAAGAAATTGCAAACAATCGGCCTCGTCGCAGCGAAGCGGATCTGCGCGGTGCCCTCGACCTCGACAAGAACAAGAAAGAGGATGCGGAGTCCGAAAAAGCGGCGCCCGAGGGTGAGGCTAAGACCGAGGAGAAAAATCCCGAAGCGCAGGATTACCAGCTATCTCGGGCACTCGATCTGATCCGGGGGCTGGCTATCATGTCACAGAATGCTTCGGCAAAATGACGGCATTTTGGAAAAACGAACCTGAATGACAGGGGTGCGGCCGGCGTGTGACGCTGGCCGCTGCCTTTTTGGAGGACGGCTTGAAGTTCCCGAAAATATTCGGAAAGAAGAAAGACGAAGACGAGGACTTCGACGAGGACGACTTCGATGTTGAGGAACTCGAAGAGGGCTTCGACGATGAACTCGAGGAAGCCTTGGGTGCGTCTGCATCTCGCGAAGCCGATGATTTAGATGACGAAGAACATGACGATGATGAGCCCGAAGCAGAAACACCCGTCAGGAGCCAGGCCCCCATCGCCGATGAGGACGAGCACGAAGAGGAGATGGTCGGTAGCGACGATACGGTGGTCAATCCGTTCGATGGCCATGACGATCACGACGACGAATACGACGACGACGACGAATACGACGACGACGAATATGACGACGATGAATACGAAGATGAAGCTTCCGACAAGAAGAAGGCCATCATTTTCGCCGCTGTCGGATTTGGTGTTCTTCTGATCAGTATCCTTGGCGGTGTCGGATGGTGGTTCTTTTCCGACCCTGCAGTGGAAGCGAAAGCGCCGGAAAGCGCCCCCGGCAGTGTGGAAATGGCGATGCCGGCACCACCCGGCAGCCTGAATGCCGGCGGCGTTGGCAGTCTGAACAATCTGGCGGGAAGCCCCGCCACGGCACCCATAAATGCCGCAGCAGGAAGCGAATCGACTTCAACAACGGCTTCTGCCGAGGCGCCGCCGCCAGCCGCCAACCCGTCGCCTACGCAAACCGAAGGCATGGCGTTCGCGCCGGCTGGAACGGGAGCTGCCCCGGTAGGCGGGCTCAATTCATTGAATAATCTTAACGCGCTCGGTGGGACGAGCTCAACGGGGGGCGGACTTGTGGTGCCGGCTGTTGCGGGATCGGCTATGGCTAAAATCGCTGATCAGCCGACGGCTGCCGATCAGAGCCAGGCTCTTTCAGGGGCGCCGGTGCGGGGCCTGCTCGAGGAAAAGGACGGCATTGGCGAACTGCCGAAAATCAGCAATGCCGGCGCCGTACCGTGGCAGGTTTACGCACGCCCTTCCGATCCCGGCATCGCCGAGCCGAAAATAGCGCTTATGATTGAAGGTATAGGCCTCAGTCGGCAGGCGTCATTGGGCGCGATCAACAAACTGCCTGCGGAAGTAAGCATGGTGTTGAGCCCTTACGGCCGGGATTTGAACGACTGGGTCTTTCGCTCACGGTTGGCGGGGCATGAGGTGTTCATTTCACTACCGATGGAAAGCGACGATTTTCCGCTAGAAGATGCGGGGCCTCTTGCGCTGGATACACGCATCCAGCTTGCCGAGAATCAACGCCGTTTGGACAACGTTATGGCCAGTGCTGCGGGATACGTTGGTTTGGTGACATATATGGGCTCGCGCTTTATGAAAGCGGAAACCCAGATGCGTCAGTTGTTCGCCAATATCGGGGAACGAGGGGTAATGTTTGTCATCGGAGGAAACCGTAGCCGGAATGACGCCATGCCGGTCGCCAAGGAGCTGAAGCTGGTCAATGCGGAAAGCGAAATTTATATCGACGATGTCCCGCGTATTCAGCAAATCAGGACAAACCTCGACCGGTTGGAGAGCATTGCCAAGGAACGGGGGAGCGTTCTGGCGACCGCACGCCCGTATCCTGTAACGATCAAAAGTATTCTCGACTGGTATGCGACGATAAAGGACAAGGGGGTCGTTCTAGTGCCGGTCTCTGCAATCGCCAATATTCCCCCTGCCGAGTGAACCCGGAACCGTTTTTATGAATGCTTATGATGACTTGCCGTACGGTTATCGTCCGTGTGCCGGTGCCGCGGTCTTCAACGCCAAGGGCGATGTCTTTGTCGGCTGCCGTGTCGAACTGAAACCAGAGGAAGATTATGCGTGGCAGATGCCGCAGGGCGGTCTGGACAAGGGTGAAGACCCCGAAGCAGCAGCCCGGCGTGAATTATTTGAGGAAACGGGCATTCTCTCGGTTTCACTTCTGGGCGCTTATGACGATTGGCTCGTCTATGATTTTCCACCGGAAATCCTCGGTAAACGGTTCAAGAAATACAAAGGGCAGGCGCAACGCTGGTTCGCTTATGGCTTCACCGGCAGTCCGGATGAGATCAATCTAGAACACCATGGTGAGCCTGAGTTTCAGCAATGGGACTGGGTGCCGTTGAATCGTGTTCCTAGTCTGATTGTCCCCTTTAAACGCAATGTCTACTTGTCTATTGTAAGCGCGTTCCAGCCGCTAGCAGAGCGTTGGGCTCGACAGGGGATTTGACTGAATGATGATGTATTTGCAGGTTATCGGGGGCTTTGTGATCCTCGTCATTGCCGCTGAGGCAATGGTGCGCGGCGCTGTCATCCTGGCCGAGAAGATGGGAATTTCGGCGATGGTGATCGGCATGACTGTGGTGGCCTTCGGCACCTCGGCGCCGGAACTCATGGTCAGTCTGCAGGCATCACTCAACGGTTCGACCGGTCTTGCTCTTGGGAACATCGTCGGCTCGAACATTGCCAATGTCTGGTTGATTCTGGGGGCGTCCTGTCTTGTCACGCCGATCCTGGTTCGCCCCGATGCAATGAAGCGCGATGTTATCCTGTTGATGGGCGGTTCTCTGCTTTTTACCGGTTTCTGCCTTGAGGGAGAACTCAGTATCCTCGCTGGTCTGGTCTTGCTTGTGGTTTTTGCAGCATTCCTGGGGTTTTCTTATTTCCGGGAGAAAGCCGACCCGGTCGTGATGAAAGAGCATGAGGAAGAGCTGGAAGAACTTGAAAAAGGCTTGCCGAAGAGCGTCCCGCTGGCGATCGCGGCAACGGTTATCGGTATTGCCGGCCTGGCCTTCGGTGCAGACATGCTGGTTGCCGGCGGTT
This genomic window contains:
- a CDS encoding S41 family peptidase; translated protein: MKNRMIAKLGATALALGVLAWSVPALAVDAKKNDEETYRLLALFGDVFERVRAEYVEPPSEEEMIEAAITGMLAALDPHSSFLNAKSFKEMQVNTRGEFGGLGIQVTMEAGFVKVISPIDDTPAYRAGIESGDIITHLDGESVQGLTLAQAVDKMRGKVGSDIRLSVAREGREPFDVTITRSIIKITSVRSRVEGKVGYVRITSFNEQTDKGLDRAIKKLKDEIGKDIQGYVLDLRNNPGGLLDQAIAVSDAFLDRGEIVSTRSRKPEDTQRFNAREGDLADGLPVVVLINGGSASASEIVAGALQDHRRAVLLGTKSFGKGSVQTIMPLSGNGAMRLTTARYYTPSGRSIQAKGVEPDIEVKQAKFEEIANNRPRRSEADLRGALDLDKNKKEDAESEKAAPEGEAKTEEKNPEAQDYQLSRALDLIRGLAIMSQNASAK
- a CDS encoding peptidoglycan DD-metalloendopeptidase family protein gives rise to the protein MAQETAVGASQNLKQIEKKIGQEKTAAEQARARAEIMARDITNLQNEMVTTARAVQRHETQVAALQTRLQALERLLERKTTDLREGRAKFGRVLAAMQRIAQFPPEALIAQPVKPADTVRTAILLRTAVREIDHQATELRDELDFLVKARTEIASRETALKETSVLLDRERRRLGALMSRKKVLKRRADKQALEAEKRIAELAGKAKTLRELLKGIEQERKKVKKSPPPVSKNDPAYAAVPPLRPISKARGTLGLPVSGKISGHYGEKTDGGLSRKGLTIATPPGAQVTATYDGTVVYAGKFRGYGLLLIIEHGEGYHSLLAGMTRIDVEQGQKVLAGEPVGVMEQSESGQPVLYVELRRDGQPINPKPWLAARKNEVNG
- a CDS encoding RNA pyrophosphohydrolase; this encodes MNAYDDLPYGYRPCAGAAVFNAKGDVFVGCRVELKPEEDYAWQMPQGGLDKGEDPEAAARRELFEETGILSVSLLGAYDDWLVYDFPPEILGKRFKKYKGQAQRWFAYGFTGSPDEINLEHHGEPEFQQWDWVPLNRVPSLIVPFKRNVYLSIVSAFQPLAERWARQGI
- a CDS encoding divergent polysaccharide deacetylase family protein, encoding MKFPKIFGKKKDEDEDFDEDDFDVEELEEGFDDELEEALGASASREADDLDDEEHDDDEPEAETPVRSQAPIADEDEHEEEMVGSDDTVVNPFDGHDDHDDEYDDDDEYDDDEYDDDEYEDEASDKKKAIIFAAVGFGVLLISILGGVGWWFFSDPAVEAKAPESAPGSVEMAMPAPPGSLNAGGVGSLNNLAGSPATAPINAAAGSESTSTTASAEAPPPAANPSPTQTEGMAFAPAGTGAAPVGGLNSLNNLNALGGTSSTGGGLVVPAVAGSAMAKIADQPTAADQSQALSGAPVRGLLEEKDGIGELPKISNAGAVPWQVYARPSDPGIAEPKIALMIEGIGLSRQASLGAINKLPAEVSMVLSPYGRDLNDWVFRSRLAGHEVFISLPMESDDFPLEDAGPLALDTRIQLAENQRRLDNVMASAAGYVGLVTYMGSRFMKAETQMRQLFANIGERGVMFVIGGNRSRNDAMPVAKELKLVNAESEIYIDDVPRIQQIRTNLDRLESIAKERGSVLATARPYPVTIKSILDWYATIKDKGVVLVPVSAIANIPPAE
- the gpmI gene encoding 2,3-bisphosphoglycerate-independent phosphoglycerate mutase; this translates as MSAKTTSSPPKPVVLCILDGWGEREPAADNAISLANTPTWDAMCAKYPRSRLNASALEVGLPEGQMGNSEVGHMNLGAGRVVMQELPKIDKAVHDDTLKDAPAMRDYIAALKESGGVCHLLGLLSPGGVHSHQKHMAAIAKIMSDAEIPVRVHAFLDGRDTPPKAAKSHLAQFAADIEGLADCRIATVCGRYYALDRDNRWERVAQSYACMTDAAGTSQPTAEAVVDAAYAADLTDEFVLPAPIGDYAGMKDGDGIMMANFRADRAREILAALLAPEFDGFARPRKIDFAAALGMVEYSSKHAAYMTAIFPPTQLTKILGEVVSETGQRQLRIAETEKYAHVTFFLNGGREEVFPGEERILVPSPKVATYDLQPEMSAPEVTDRLVDAITGGTFDLIIVNFANGDMVGHTGDLDAAIKAVETLDASLGRLEKAIHEAGGVMLVTADHGNVEQMREADGGAHTQHTLNLVPFIMVNAPAYVDGLHEGRLSDVAPTLLRLLELPQPDEMTGRCLIEENSADSAAAE
- a CDS encoding calcium/sodium antiporter; its protein translation is MMMYLQVIGGFVILVIAAEAMVRGAVILAEKMGISAMVIGMTVVAFGTSAPELMVSLQASLNGSTGLALGNIVGSNIANVWLILGASCLVTPILVRPDAMKRDVILLMGGSLLFTGFCLEGELSILAGLVLLVVFAAFLGFSYFREKADPVVMKEHEEELEELEKGLPKSVPLAIAATVIGIAGLAFGADMLVAGGSEIARSFGVSEEVIGLTLFAFGTSLPELAASVVAAYRGHPDVAIGNVVGSNIFNMMLVGGIVSLVTPIPVPGQVLSFDIWVMLIATLMLLPVLLGWMKLDRKYAFLFFVIYIGYVGAQAYGVERLLAAI